A DNA window from Bacillota bacterium contains the following coding sequences:
- a CDS encoding RNA-binding protein, whose amino-acid sequence MAKTLFFGNLPWSVTSEDLARLVSEHAEVISARVITDRDTGRSRGFGFVEVADEAAAGVIEALNGYELNGRQLTVNEAQPRPERGDNGGRGRTGGARGGPRRGF is encoded by the coding sequence ATGGCGAAGACCCTCTTTTTCGGTAACCTGCCGTGGTCGGTGACCAGCGAAGATCTCGCCCGCCTGGTATCTGAGCACGCCGAGGTTATCTCCGCCCGGGTGATCACCGATCGAGACACCGGCCGTTCGCGTGGGTTTGGGTTCGTGGAGGTGGCTGACGAGGCAGCGGCGGGCGTCATTGAGGCGCTCAACGGTTACGAGCTCAACGGGCGTCAGCTCACGGTCAACGAGGCCCAGCCTCGCCCGGAGCGCGGCGACAACGGCGGCCGGGGGCGCACCGGCGGCGCTCGTGGCGGGCCGCGGCGCGGCTTCTAA
- a CDS encoding glycoside hydrolase family 130 protein yields the protein MAVELKRYQRNPILSPADITPSRPDLEVIGAFNAGAALFEDEVILLVRVAERPVPADAGKIGIPMVDLSGPVPQLEVQWVDRNAPGLDLSDPRGIVYQGRQYLSSVSHLRVARSRDGFHFTVDHHPTILPATPYEVYGVEDPRVTQIDGAYYVAYTAVSPRGVAVSLIRTTDFRQFERIGIIFPPENKNVVLFPGRSAGRYAALHRPSSGAFAAPGIWLAYSPDLVHWGEHHQVISARPGMWDGGRVGGGAVPIETPEGWLAIYHGAVGGRYCLGTLLLDRDNPHRVLGRSLDPIMTPVEPYERSGFFGSVVFTCGAVQKPDGEVLVYYGASDSTVGVAITSVNELLSTVQPAAAVPAA from the coding sequence GTGGCAGTCGAGCTGAAGCGCTATCAGCGCAACCCCATCCTGAGCCCGGCCGACATCACCCCGTCTCGCCCCGACCTCGAGGTCATCGGCGCCTTCAACGCGGGCGCCGCGCTGTTCGAGGACGAGGTCATCCTGCTGGTACGGGTTGCCGAGCGGCCCGTCCCGGCGGACGCCGGCAAGATCGGGATCCCGATGGTGGATCTCTCGGGGCCTGTACCGCAGCTCGAGGTGCAGTGGGTCGATCGCAACGCGCCCGGCCTGGATCTCTCGGATCCCCGCGGTATCGTCTATCAGGGCCGGCAGTACCTGAGCAGCGTTTCACACCTGCGCGTGGCCAGGAGCCGGGACGGATTCCACTTTACCGTTGACCACCACCCGACCATTCTGCCGGCCACCCCTTACGAGGTATACGGCGTGGAGGACCCGCGCGTCACGCAGATCGACGGCGCTTACTACGTGGCGTACACGGCCGTCTCGCCGCGGGGTGTGGCGGTCTCGCTGATCAGGACGACCGACTTCCGCCAGTTCGAGCGGATTGGGATCATCTTCCCGCCCGAGAACAAGAACGTCGTGCTGTTCCCCGGGCGGTCGGCGGGGCGATACGCCGCATTGCATCGCCCCTCCAGCGGAGCGTTCGCCGCCCCCGGGATCTGGCTTGCGTATTCGCCCGACCTCGTTCACTGGGGCGAACACCACCAGGTGATCAGCGCCCGGCCCGGCATGTGGGACGGGGGCCGGGTGGGAGGCGGTGCTGTCCCGATCGAGACACCGGAGGGATGGCTCGCCATCTACCACGGCGCGGTGGGCGGCCGCTACTGCCTGGGCACGCTGCTGCTGGACCGCGACAACCCGCACCGGGTGCTGGGGCGGTCGCTGGACCCGATCATGACACCTGTCGAACCCTACGAGAGAAGCGGCTTCTTCGGGTCGGTGGTGTTCACCTGCGGAGCCGTGCAGAAGCCCGACGGCGAGGTGCTGGTCTACTACGGCGCCAGCGATTCCACCGTGGGCGTGGCCATCACGTCGGTAAACGAGCTTCTGAGCACGGTTCAGCCGGCGGCGGCGGTGCCTGCCGCGTGA